Proteins encoded together in one Asterias rubens chromosome 4, eAstRub1.3, whole genome shotgun sequence window:
- the LOC117289128 gene encoding DNA topoisomerase I, mitochondrial-like isoform X2, with amino-acid sequence MNDSVKDIYMSSPKVASSEKSSNALKQQNHMSVTISSSSPKKLKQPSSGMTNDHHSNSKPKISSSLSKGSRPNDGHRSPSSSRPKEGANSHSLPNSDGKPASKPNGGSGSHSTPKHSSSSKPKEGSLSHSSSKPKDSSHARPKDGHSSSKVMNEGSSSGQKPKINSTSRPSSDKLKEKSKDPSKLSASTHKSSQSVPSSKGREGSSSLKHKDPSSKSKDPSLKPKDSSSKPREGSNKSHSKPLPSKDNAHTGHSHVSKDKVQSKSPSSGSERPRHQDGKSSSSDSDFKKSSVNYENHKSDKDSNRVKVTTEKNREHVAKINIKVEKGKDAKIVKSPVKIKKEVAVAESDEDNRPLDKRLAVEKVKKESASRPSLKRPLVDSDDEKPLSARVEKAKKRKVESASIKKEKPTEKHHKRKYQESDDEEPKKVSKQDVKKSKDKSKGSDKTKEKGSKKKGKKEEEAEEVWKWWEEEPHPEGVKWIFLEHKGPVFAPPYEPLPDDVKFYYDGKLMKLSENAEEVAGFYARMLDHEYTTREVFNKNFFNDWRKEMTGDERKTITNLKKCNFKELHQYFLQKSEERRNLTKEEKLANKNKNEELLQEYGFCTIDGHREKMGNFKIEPPGLFRGRGDHPKQGMHKKRVQPENVIINCSKDSTIPVAPEGHRWKQVIHDNSVTWLCSWNENIQGAIKYVMLNPSSRLKGEKDWAKYETARKLKKCVEKIRANYREDFKSKEMRIRQRAVALYFIDKLALRAGNEKEEGESADTVGCCSLRVEHLKLHEEKNGQEFVVEFDFLGKDSIRYQNSVPVEKRAFRNLKLFMENKQGSDDLFDRLTTSILNKHLQELMEGLTAKVFRTYNASSTLQNQLDELTMAEDSIPAKILSYNRANRAVAILCNHQRAAPKTFDKQMENLQTKIKAKHEAIKKARKEFKAMKTEYKSSRNDKIKTALERKKTQVERLEEQLTKLEMNATDKEENKEIALGTSKLNYLDPRISVAWTKKWTVPMEKIYNRTQRDKFRWAIDMAGADFVF; translated from the exons ATGAATGATTCTGTAAAAGATATATACATGTCTTCTCCCAAG gtAGCAAGCAGTGAGAAGTCTTCAAATG CTTTGAAACAACAAAACCATATGTCTGTCACCATTAGCTCTAGCAGTCCTAAAAAGCTCAAACAACCATCAAGTGGCATGACCAATGATCATCATTCTAATTCTAAGCCCAAGATAAGCTCCAGCCTTTCCAAAGGCAGCCGTCCCAATGACGGTCATCGGTCACCCTCTTCCTCTCGACCCAAAGAAGGTGCAAACTCACACTCATTGCCAAACTCCGATGGCAAGCCCGCATCAAAGCCAAATGGTGGCTCAGGCTCACATTCCACACCTAAACATTCCTCTTCATCAAAACCAAAAGAAGGTTCCTTGTCGCACTCTAGCTCCAAACCAAAGGACAGCTCGCACGCAAGACCTAAAGATGGACACAGTTCATCCAAGGTAATGAATGAGGGATCATCTAGTGGTCAAAAGCCCAAGATTAATTCAACCAGTAGGCCCTCGTCTGACAAGCTGAAAGAGAAGTCGAAAGATCCATCTAAATTAAGCGCCAGCACTCACAAAAGCTCCCAATCTGTTCCATCTAGCAAAGGAAGAGAAGGAAGTAGCTCTCTGAAACACAAAGATCCTTCCTCGAAATCCAAGGATCCTTCTCTAAAGCCGAAAGACTCTTCATCCAAGCCAAGGGAAGGGTCTAATAAATCACACTCTAAACCACTTCCATCAAAAGACAACGCTCATACTGGCCATTCCCATGTATCAAAAGACAAAGTGCAAAGTAAATCTCCATCATCTGGAAGTGAGCGACCGAGACATCAGGATGGGAAGAGTAGCTCAAGTGACAGCGACTTCAAGAAGTCATCTGTGAACTATGAAAATCACAAATCAGACAAGGACAGCAACAGGGTTAAAGTGACGACAGAAAAGAACAGAGAGCATGTGGCAAAGATCAAcattaaagttgaaaagggaaaGGACGCTAAGATTGTGAAAAG TCCTGTTAAAATCAAGAAGGAAGTTGCAGTTGCTGAGAGTGATGAAGATAACCGACCActg GACAAACGGTTAGCCGTGGAGAAGGTGAAAAAAGAGTCTGCAAGTCGTCCGTCTCtaaagcgccctctagtggATTCAGATGATGAGAAGCCACTTTCAGCAAG GGTTGAAAAGGCAAAGAAGCGAAAGGTAGAAAGTGCATCCATCAAGAAAGAGAAGCCAACTGAAAAGCATCACAAAAGAAAATACCAAGAAAGTGATGACGAAGAGCCTAAG AAGGTGTCTAAGCAGGATGTGAAGAAGTCTAAAGATAAGAGTAAAGGTAGCGACAAAACTAAGGAAAAGGGATCCAAAAAGAAAGGCAAGAAGGAAGAAGAAGCTGAAGAAGTCTGGAAATG GTGGGAGGAGGAACCTCATCCAGAGGGTGTGAAGTGGATCTTCTTGGAACATAAAGGACCTGTCTTTGCTCCTCCTTATGAACCTCTtcctgatgatgtcaaattctATTATGATG gTAAGCTCATGAAGCTGAGTGAAAATGCTGAGGAGGTTGCTGGTTTCTATGCTCGCATGTTGGATCATGAGTACACAACGCGGGAAGTGTTCAATAAGAACTTTTTTAATGATTGGAGAAAG GAGATGACGGGGGATGAACGCAAGACAATAACCAATCTGAAGAAGTGTAACTTTAAGGAACTCCATCAATATTTCTTGCAAAAATCAGAGGAGAGGCGGAATCTTACCAAGGAGGAGAAACTG GCCAATAAAAACAAGAATGAAGAACTTCTTCAAGAGTATGGCTTCTGCACCATCGATGGTCATCGTGAAAAGATGGGCAATTTCAAAATAGAGCCGCCAGGTCTTTTCCGTGGCCGTGGTGACCATCCCAAACAAGGCATGCACAAGAAAAGGGTTCAACCTGAAAATGTCATCATCAACTGCAGCAA GGACTCTACTATTCCTGTAGCACCAGAAGGCCATAGGTGGAAGCAGGTGATTCATGACAATAGTGTGACATGGTTGTGTTCATGGAATGAAAACATCCAAGGTGCCATTAAATATGTCATGCTTAATCCAAGCTCAAGGCTTAAG GGTGAAAAAGATTGGGCCAAATATGAAACAGCTCGCAAACTGAAGAAATGTGTTGAGAAAATCCGTGCCAACTATCGTGAGGACTTCAAGAGTAAAGAGATGCGTATTCGTCAACGGGCAGTGGCACTGTACTTTATTGATAAG TTGGCACTCAGGGCTGGTAATGAAAAGGAAGAAGGTGAATCAGCTGATACTGTGGGTTGCTGTTCTCTACGTGTGGAACATCTCAAGCTACATGAGGAAAAGAATGGACAAGAGTTTGTAGTAGAGTTTGACTTCCTGGGTAAGGATTCTATCCGCTACCAAAACAGTGTGCCAGTGGAAAAGAGG GCATTTCGAAATCTGAAACTATTCATGGAGAATAAACAGGGAAGTGATGACCTGTTTGACCGATTGACCACATCAATCCTGAACAAGCATCTACAAGAATTGATGGAGGGACTGACTGCTAAGGTATTTAGGACCTATAATGCTTCATCTACACTACAAAACCAGTTGGATGAATTAACAATGG CTGAAGACTCTATCCCTGCCAAGATTCTTTCCTACAATCGTGCCAATCGTGCCGTAGCAATCCTGTGCAACCATCAACGTGCAGCTCCCAAGACCTTTGACAAACAGATGGAGAACTTACAGACTAAGATCAAGGCCAAGCATGAAGCAATTAAGAAGGCTAGGAAAGAGTTCAAAGCAATGAAGACTGAGTACAAATCCAGTCGTAATGACAAGATCAAAAC TGCCTTGGAACGAAAGAAAACGCAGGTAGAACGTCTTGAAGAGCAACTTACAAAACTAGAAATGAATGCAACTGACAAGGAAGAGAATAAGGAGATTGCTCTGGGTACCTCCAAGCTCAACTATTTGGATCCAAGGATCTCAGTTGCATG GACAAAGAAATGGACTGTACCTATGGAGAAGATATACAACCGTACCCAGCGAGATAAGTTCAGATGGGCCATCGACATGGCAGGGgctgattttgtattttaa
- the LOC117289128 gene encoding DNA topoisomerase I, mitochondrial-like isoform X1, whose amino-acid sequence MNDSVKDIYMSSPKVASSEKSSNALKQQNHMSVTISSSSPKKLKQPSSGMTNDHHSNSKPKISSSLSKGSRPNDGHRSPSSSRPKEGANSHSLPNSDGKPASKPNGGSGSHSTPKHSSSSKPKEGSLSHSSSKPKDSSHARPKDGHSSSKVMNEGSSSGQKPKINSTSRPSSDKLKEKSKDPSKLSASTHKSSQSVPSSKGREGSSSLKHKDPSSKSKDPSLKPKDSSSKPREGSNKSHSKPLPSKDNAHTGHSHVSKDKVQSKSPSSGSERPRHQDGKSSSSDSDFKKSSVNYENHKSDKDSNRVKVTTEKNREHVAKINIKVEKGKDAKIVKSPVKIKKEVAVAESDEDNRPLDKRLAVEKVKKESASRPSLKRPLVDSDDEKPLSARVEKAKKRKVESASIKKEKPTEKHHKRKYQESDDEEPKKKVSKQDVKKSKDKSKGSDKTKEKGSKKKGKKEEEAEEVWKWWEEEPHPEGVKWIFLEHKGPVFAPPYEPLPDDVKFYYDGKLMKLSENAEEVAGFYARMLDHEYTTREVFNKNFFNDWRKEMTGDERKTITNLKKCNFKELHQYFLQKSEERRNLTKEEKLANKNKNEELLQEYGFCTIDGHREKMGNFKIEPPGLFRGRGDHPKQGMHKKRVQPENVIINCSKDSTIPVAPEGHRWKQVIHDNSVTWLCSWNENIQGAIKYVMLNPSSRLKGEKDWAKYETARKLKKCVEKIRANYREDFKSKEMRIRQRAVALYFIDKLALRAGNEKEEGESADTVGCCSLRVEHLKLHEEKNGQEFVVEFDFLGKDSIRYQNSVPVEKRAFRNLKLFMENKQGSDDLFDRLTTSILNKHLQELMEGLTAKVFRTYNASSTLQNQLDELTMAEDSIPAKILSYNRANRAVAILCNHQRAAPKTFDKQMENLQTKIKAKHEAIKKARKEFKAMKTEYKSSRNDKIKTALERKKTQVERLEEQLTKLEMNATDKEENKEIALGTSKLNYLDPRISVAWTKKWTVPMEKIYNRTQRDKFRWAIDMAGADFVF is encoded by the exons ATGAATGATTCTGTAAAAGATATATACATGTCTTCTCCCAAG gtAGCAAGCAGTGAGAAGTCTTCAAATG CTTTGAAACAACAAAACCATATGTCTGTCACCATTAGCTCTAGCAGTCCTAAAAAGCTCAAACAACCATCAAGTGGCATGACCAATGATCATCATTCTAATTCTAAGCCCAAGATAAGCTCCAGCCTTTCCAAAGGCAGCCGTCCCAATGACGGTCATCGGTCACCCTCTTCCTCTCGACCCAAAGAAGGTGCAAACTCACACTCATTGCCAAACTCCGATGGCAAGCCCGCATCAAAGCCAAATGGTGGCTCAGGCTCACATTCCACACCTAAACATTCCTCTTCATCAAAACCAAAAGAAGGTTCCTTGTCGCACTCTAGCTCCAAACCAAAGGACAGCTCGCACGCAAGACCTAAAGATGGACACAGTTCATCCAAGGTAATGAATGAGGGATCATCTAGTGGTCAAAAGCCCAAGATTAATTCAACCAGTAGGCCCTCGTCTGACAAGCTGAAAGAGAAGTCGAAAGATCCATCTAAATTAAGCGCCAGCACTCACAAAAGCTCCCAATCTGTTCCATCTAGCAAAGGAAGAGAAGGAAGTAGCTCTCTGAAACACAAAGATCCTTCCTCGAAATCCAAGGATCCTTCTCTAAAGCCGAAAGACTCTTCATCCAAGCCAAGGGAAGGGTCTAATAAATCACACTCTAAACCACTTCCATCAAAAGACAACGCTCATACTGGCCATTCCCATGTATCAAAAGACAAAGTGCAAAGTAAATCTCCATCATCTGGAAGTGAGCGACCGAGACATCAGGATGGGAAGAGTAGCTCAAGTGACAGCGACTTCAAGAAGTCATCTGTGAACTATGAAAATCACAAATCAGACAAGGACAGCAACAGGGTTAAAGTGACGACAGAAAAGAACAGAGAGCATGTGGCAAAGATCAAcattaaagttgaaaagggaaaGGACGCTAAGATTGTGAAAAG TCCTGTTAAAATCAAGAAGGAAGTTGCAGTTGCTGAGAGTGATGAAGATAACCGACCActg GACAAACGGTTAGCCGTGGAGAAGGTGAAAAAAGAGTCTGCAAGTCGTCCGTCTCtaaagcgccctctagtggATTCAGATGATGAGAAGCCACTTTCAGCAAG GGTTGAAAAGGCAAAGAAGCGAAAGGTAGAAAGTGCATCCATCAAGAAAGAGAAGCCAACTGAAAAGCATCACAAAAGAAAATACCAAGAAAGTGATGACGAAGAGCCTAAG AAGAAGGTGTCTAAGCAGGATGTGAAGAAGTCTAAAGATAAGAGTAAAGGTAGCGACAAAACTAAGGAAAAGGGATCCAAAAAGAAAGGCAAGAAGGAAGAAGAAGCTGAAGAAGTCTGGAAATG GTGGGAGGAGGAACCTCATCCAGAGGGTGTGAAGTGGATCTTCTTGGAACATAAAGGACCTGTCTTTGCTCCTCCTTATGAACCTCTtcctgatgatgtcaaattctATTATGATG gTAAGCTCATGAAGCTGAGTGAAAATGCTGAGGAGGTTGCTGGTTTCTATGCTCGCATGTTGGATCATGAGTACACAACGCGGGAAGTGTTCAATAAGAACTTTTTTAATGATTGGAGAAAG GAGATGACGGGGGATGAACGCAAGACAATAACCAATCTGAAGAAGTGTAACTTTAAGGAACTCCATCAATATTTCTTGCAAAAATCAGAGGAGAGGCGGAATCTTACCAAGGAGGAGAAACTG GCCAATAAAAACAAGAATGAAGAACTTCTTCAAGAGTATGGCTTCTGCACCATCGATGGTCATCGTGAAAAGATGGGCAATTTCAAAATAGAGCCGCCAGGTCTTTTCCGTGGCCGTGGTGACCATCCCAAACAAGGCATGCACAAGAAAAGGGTTCAACCTGAAAATGTCATCATCAACTGCAGCAA GGACTCTACTATTCCTGTAGCACCAGAAGGCCATAGGTGGAAGCAGGTGATTCATGACAATAGTGTGACATGGTTGTGTTCATGGAATGAAAACATCCAAGGTGCCATTAAATATGTCATGCTTAATCCAAGCTCAAGGCTTAAG GGTGAAAAAGATTGGGCCAAATATGAAACAGCTCGCAAACTGAAGAAATGTGTTGAGAAAATCCGTGCCAACTATCGTGAGGACTTCAAGAGTAAAGAGATGCGTATTCGTCAACGGGCAGTGGCACTGTACTTTATTGATAAG TTGGCACTCAGGGCTGGTAATGAAAAGGAAGAAGGTGAATCAGCTGATACTGTGGGTTGCTGTTCTCTACGTGTGGAACATCTCAAGCTACATGAGGAAAAGAATGGACAAGAGTTTGTAGTAGAGTTTGACTTCCTGGGTAAGGATTCTATCCGCTACCAAAACAGTGTGCCAGTGGAAAAGAGG GCATTTCGAAATCTGAAACTATTCATGGAGAATAAACAGGGAAGTGATGACCTGTTTGACCGATTGACCACATCAATCCTGAACAAGCATCTACAAGAATTGATGGAGGGACTGACTGCTAAGGTATTTAGGACCTATAATGCTTCATCTACACTACAAAACCAGTTGGATGAATTAACAATGG CTGAAGACTCTATCCCTGCCAAGATTCTTTCCTACAATCGTGCCAATCGTGCCGTAGCAATCCTGTGCAACCATCAACGTGCAGCTCCCAAGACCTTTGACAAACAGATGGAGAACTTACAGACTAAGATCAAGGCCAAGCATGAAGCAATTAAGAAGGCTAGGAAAGAGTTCAAAGCAATGAAGACTGAGTACAAATCCAGTCGTAATGACAAGATCAAAAC TGCCTTGGAACGAAAGAAAACGCAGGTAGAACGTCTTGAAGAGCAACTTACAAAACTAGAAATGAATGCAACTGACAAGGAAGAGAATAAGGAGATTGCTCTGGGTACCTCCAAGCTCAACTATTTGGATCCAAGGATCTCAGTTGCATG GACAAAGAAATGGACTGTACCTATGGAGAAGATATACAACCGTACCCAGCGAGATAAGTTCAGATGGGCCATCGACATGGCAGGGgctgattttgtattttaa
- the LOC117289341 gene encoding uncharacterized protein LOC117289341 isoform X1 — protein MMCVSAAECLATGPGSVPTQQAPHCHTESDPELRRLFPLDTTLSTPEVCRFHGKLPPFIEQGTTSYQQLREPRPQAHSSPQSQLQRHQRQAQASLKVASLSHKFADVLEVIRSQDFWSSFPNSIDAFKEQIFQDILLAKAESTLNSYLYKCRDFFAWLVAHKIPLRFPVQDTVVAAFIIDKSNLSQSESSIITISAAIKWLHSLLNIESNPVDSPLLKQIVISQRKSLHKPPEQKEPLTIEHVRSIADKFANQESSLIQLRTACYVTLMFSLLFRHDEMAQLKACHITELEKSSRVENFYSPF, from the exons ATGATGTGTGTTTCAGCTGCAGAATGCCTGGCCACTGGGCCCGGGAGTGTCCCTACGCAACAGGCCCCCCACTGTCACACCGAGTCCGATCCCGAGCTCAGACGGCTCTTCCCCTTGGATACAACACTTTCCACTCCAGAGGTGTGTCGGTTCCATGGCAAGCTCCCGCCTTTCATCGAACAGGGTACAACTTCCTACCAGCAATTGCGGGAACCACGCCCACAGGCTCATTCAAGCCCGCAGAGTCAATTGCAGCGCCATCAACGTCAGGCTCAAGCGTCTCTTAAGGTGGCAAGCCTGTCACATAAGTTTGCTGACGTGTTGGAG GTCATTCGCAGTCAAGATTTTTGGTCAAGCTTTCCCAACAGTATAGACGCATTCAAGGAACAAATTTTTCAGGATATTTTGTTAGCCAAAGCAGAGAGTACTCTAAACAGTTATCTTTATAAATGCAGAGATTTTTTCGCTTGGTTGGTTGCTCACAAAATTCCTCTCCGATTCCCAGTTCAAgacactgttgttgctgcttttaTCATCGATAAGAGTAATTTGTCGCAATCTGAAAGTTCAATAATTACGATTTCCGCTGCAATTAAATGGCTTCATTCTCTCCTGAATATCGAGTCAAACCCAGTAGACTCTCCACTACTGAAACAGATTGTAATCAGCCAAAGAAAATCACTGCATAAACCCCCAGAGCAGAAGGAACCTTTAACAATTGAACATGTGAGATCTATAGCTGATAAATTCGCTAATCAAGAAAGTAGTCTCATACAATTAAGGACGGCTTGTTATGTGACGTTAATGTTTTCTCTTCTGTTCAGACACGATGAGATGGCACAACTAAAAGCATGCCACATCACTGAATTAGAAAAATCAAGCCGGGTTGAGAATTTTTATTCCCCGTTCTAA
- the LOC117289341 gene encoding uncharacterized protein LOC117289341 isoform X2, whose translation MMCVSAAECLATGPGSVPTQQAPHCHTESDPELRRLFPLDTTLSTPEVCRFHGKLPPFIEQGTTSYQQLREPRPQAHSSPQSQLQRHQRQAQASLKVASLSHKFADVLESEQDSMWGCKCSGIWCYIM comes from the exons ATGATGTGTGTTTCAGCTGCAGAATGCCTGGCCACTGGGCCCGGGAGTGTCCCTACGCAACAGGCCCCCCACTGTCACACCGAGTCCGATCCCGAGCTCAGACGGCTCTTCCCCTTGGATACAACACTTTCCACTCCAGAGGTGTGTCGGTTCCATGGCAAGCTCCCGCCTTTCATCGAACAGGGTACAACTTCCTACCAGCAATTGCGGGAACCACGCCCACAGGCTCATTCAAGCCCGCAGAGTCAATTGCAGCGCCATCAACGTCAGGCTCAAGCGTCTCTTAAGGTGGCAAGCCTGTCACATAAGTTTGCTGACGTGTTGGAG AGTGAACAAGATAGTATGTGGGGATGCAAGTGCAGTGGGATCTGGTGCTATATTATGTAA
- the LOC117289340 gene encoding mRNA cap guanine-N7 methyltransferase-like: MADVAVTEDAVADNPIQKSDTTSVTSTTVITKTLPHKDTHQLTDSIADSVVAKHYNDRKDVGLQERTQSRIFFLRNFNNWTKSVCIADAIQRLRNSDPNARLTVLDLCCGKGGDLLKWKKGRISKLVCSDIATVSLQQCEERYNELGNRSGDQTSFTAEFIPADLSKELLSEKYKDPQITFDLASCQFSYHYSFESYAQADVMLRNACGNLRPGGYFIGTVPNGCELVRRLRASGGTSFGNDVYNVTFHSKDDFPLFGCRYDFHLEGVVDCPEFLVYFPVLEEMARKYQMKRVYYESFSDFFNKKAYHPENKQLLSKMKSLEPFPADRDATPSSSTEGDYDHAKEHLKQDRRLKLGTLSKSEWEATSLYSVFAFVKEIPDLPQSSPNSL, from the exons ATAATCCCATCCAAAAGAGTGATACTACTAGCGTGACTAGTACTACTGTTATTACAAAGACGTTACCTCACAAAGACACTCACCAG cttACAGACAGTATTGCTGATAGCGTTGTTGCAAAACACTACAATGACCGCAAGGATGTAGGCCTCCAGGAGAGGACACAAAGTAGAATTTTCTTCTTGAGGAACTTTAACAATTGGACAAAGAGTGTGTGTATTGCCGATGCCATACAACGCCTTAGGAACAGTGACCCAAATGCTAGATTGACAGTGCTCGATCTCTGCTGTGGCAAAGGTGGTGATTTGCTCAAATGGAAGAAGGGAAGAATCTCTAAACTTGTTTGTTCAG ATATAGCAACAGTTTCTCTTCAGCAATGTGAAGAGAGATATAATGAGTTAGGAAACCGATCTGGTGACCAGACTTCATTTACTGCTGAGTTCATCCCAGCTGACCTGTCCAAG GAACTCCTGAGTGAGAAATACAAAGACCCCCAAATCACCTTTGATCTTGCCAGTTGTCAGTTTTCCTACCATTACTCATTTGAGAGCTATGCACAGGCAGATGTGATGCTACGAAATGCATGCGGGAATCTTCGACCTGGTGGTTACTTCATTGGAACTGTGCCAAATGGCTGTGAGCTTGT ACGAAGATTACGGGCGTCTGGTGGGACTAGTTTTGGCAATGATGTTTACAACGTAACTTTTCACAGCAAAGATGACTTTCCCCTGTTTGGATGTAGGTATGACTTTCATCTTGAAGGTGTGGTGGACTGTCCAGAATTTCTTGTGTACTTCCCAGTACTTGAAGA AATGGCTAGAAAGTACCAGATGAAGCGTGTGTACTACGAGTCATTCTCTGATTTCTTCAACAAGAAGGCATATCACCCAGAAAACAAGCAACTTCTTTCCAAAATGAAATCCTTGGAG CCATTTCCTGCAGATCGAGATGCTACTCCGAGCAGTTCTACAGAGGGCGATTATGACCACGCTAAGGAGCATCTCAAACAAGACAGGCGTCTTAAATTG GGGACACTGTCCAAGTCTGAGTGGGAAGCAACAAGTTTGTATTCAGTGTTTGCTTTTGTTAAAGAGATTCCAGATCTACCCCAGTCTTCTCCTAATTCATTATGA